From one Formosa sediminum genomic stretch:
- a CDS encoding DUF294 nucleotidyltransferase-like domain-containing protein encodes MKNTIADRVADFIKNFPPFDLLDKEQLLDISKEVKIKYLDKENVIYNINDPLHDQFYMIYKGAVKLKKYINEKLETIDQFDEGDVFGLRPLFAKENYAINAVTEEETILYCIPIEMFNPFIDHNKKVRQYLIESFASNTENPFSNEFQKKLLDDDVKLDFTKDMFEMQPVRLIKNVITTKQSSSIKDAAKLMSANNVGSIIIEEKGCPIGIITDKDLRVHVATGNFAITDDVSKIMNSPVKCYKKNITIAQAQITMMKHKINQIVVTKDGTPDTKILGVFSEHDIIVMKGTNPSVLMKAIKRSNSTKELKRIREKIMMLLEGYIQQNIPLTHINNIIFELNDATIKRVIERCVEKMDQAPPVKFAWMSIGSQGRKEQLLHTDQDNAIVFENTDDDHLEEVRTYFLTLAKKVNKRLKTIGFEFCPSEMMAKNPKYCLSIDEWENQFSAWSRETEEEELLLCSIFFDFNFTYGEQSLITQLTDHVTEITKGNLIFQSKLGACSLRNPSPLGFFRQFLVEQDGEHKDHFDLKKRAIMPVTDAGRLLAIHYQIININNTAERFEKLAELMPEDEELYYSCAYASKALLKFRTKHGLRHHNSGRFIALAELSKEEKMKLKRCFKAVAKVQELIKLKFNLKNFI; translated from the coding sequence ATGAAGAACACAATTGCAGATCGCGTTGCCGACTTTATAAAAAATTTTCCTCCTTTCGACCTACTAGATAAGGAGCAACTCTTAGATATTTCTAAAGAGGTAAAAATCAAATATTTAGACAAAGAAAATGTAATATATAATATTAACGATCCCCTACATGACCAATTTTATATGATATATAAAGGGGCCGTTAAATTAAAAAAATATATCAACGAAAAACTAGAAACCATTGATCAGTTTGATGAAGGAGATGTCTTTGGATTACGCCCTTTGTTTGCAAAAGAAAATTATGCTATAAATGCAGTTACAGAAGAGGAAACAATTTTATATTGTATTCCTATTGAAATGTTTAATCCGTTTATAGATCATAACAAAAAAGTACGTCAATATTTAATTGAAAGCTTTGCATCAAACACAGAAAACCCTTTCTCTAATGAATTTCAAAAGAAATTATTAGATGACGATGTAAAATTAGATTTCACTAAAGATATGTTTGAGATGCAACCCGTTCGTCTCATTAAAAATGTGATTACTACAAAACAAAGTTCTAGTATAAAAGATGCCGCAAAATTAATGTCCGCAAATAATGTGGGGTCTATTATTATTGAAGAAAAAGGTTGTCCTATTGGTATTATTACAGATAAAGATTTACGCGTACATGTCGCTACAGGAAATTTTGCTATAACAGACGATGTTTCAAAAATCATGAATAGTCCTGTAAAGTGTTATAAGAAAAATATAACCATTGCACAGGCACAAATCACCATGATGAAACACAAAATCAATCAGATTGTGGTGACTAAAGATGGTACTCCAGATACCAAAATACTTGGTGTGTTCTCTGAGCATGACATAATTGTTATGAAAGGTACCAACCCGTCTGTATTAATGAAGGCCATAAAACGTTCTAATTCTACTAAAGAATTAAAACGTATCCGTGAAAAAATAATGATGTTGTTAGAAGGTTATATTCAACAAAATATTCCGTTAACACACATTAATAATATCATTTTCGAACTTAATGATGCTACGATTAAACGTGTAATAGAGCGTTGTGTAGAAAAAATGGATCAGGCTCCACCAGTTAAATTTGCTTGGATGTCTATAGGAAGCCAAGGACGAAAAGAGCAATTGTTGCATACCGATCAAGATAATGCCATTGTTTTTGAAAATACAGACGATGATCATTTAGAAGAAGTAAGAACATATTTCTTAACGCTAGCTAAAAAAGTAAATAAACGTTTAAAAACAATAGGATTTGAGTTTTGCCCTAGTGAAATGATGGCAAAAAATCCTAAGTATTGCTTGAGTATAGACGAGTGGGAAAATCAATTTTCAGCCTGGTCTAGAGAAACCGAAGAAGAAGAATTGCTACTATGCTCTATTTTCTTTGATTTTAATTTCACGTATGGCGAGCAGTCATTAATTACGCAACTTACAGATCATGTAACCGAAATCACAAAAGGAAATTTAATATTTCAATCTAAATTGGGTGCATGTTCACTACGTAATCCATCACCATTAGGCTTTTTTAGACAGTTTTTAGTAGAACAAGATGGAGAACACAAAGACCATTTCGATTTAAAAAAGCGAGCAATTATGCCTGTTACAGATGCAGGACGTTTACTCGCCATACACTATCAAATTATAAATATTAATAATACAGCAGAGCGTTTTGAAAAATTGGCAGAACTTATGCCTGAAGATGAAGAATTATATTATTCTTGTGCTTACGCCTCAAAAGCATTATTAAAATTTAGAACTAAACATGGTCTTAGACACCATAATAGCGGCCGATTTATTGCTTTAGCAGAACTCTCTAAAGAAGAAAAAATGAAACTTAAACGTTGCTTTAAAGCTGTAGCAAAAGTGCAAGAACTAATTAAGCTTAAATTTAACTTAAAGAATTTTATTTAA
- a CDS encoding PrsW family intramembrane metalloprotease — protein MNLLLVALAPIVTIIIYIYNKDMYEKEPKILLFYNFILGAVISVIITTIISLLYNYTLILDDYSITHQFINAFLVVALTEEFSKYVIVRYFSQPNKDFNEPFDGIMYAVMVSMGFAATENLLYVYQGGIQSGILRAFTAVPAHASFAIIMGYFMGKAKFSKHRIKYNLLGLLLAMLFHGTYDFFLFIDFIPGIWTGAFVSLLLGIWFSIKGIKKHQEKSYFK, from the coding sequence ATGAATTTACTGCTTGTGGCACTCGCTCCTATTGTTACCATAATTATCTATATATATAATAAAGATATGTATGAAAAAGAGCCTAAAATATTATTATTTTATAATTTTATTCTTGGTGCGGTGATAAGTGTTATTATAACAACCATAATATCTTTGCTCTATAATTATACTTTAATTTTAGATGATTATAGTATCACACATCAATTTATTAATGCTTTTTTAGTAGTTGCATTAACCGAAGAATTTAGTAAATATGTTATAGTGCGCTATTTTTCACAACCCAATAAAGATTTTAACGAACCCTTTGACGGAATTATGTACGCCGTAATGGTATCTATGGGTTTTGCTGCTACAGAAAATTTATTATATGTTTATCAAGGTGGGATACAATCTGGTATTTTACGTGCATTTACGGCTGTCCCAGCACATGCAAGTTTTGCAATAATTATGGGATATTTTATGGGAAAAGCAAAGTTTTCAAAACACAGAATTAAGTATAATTTATTAGGATTATTACTAGCTATGCTATTTCATGGAACTTACGATTTTTTTCTTTTTATTGATTTTATACCAGGGATTTGGACTGGCGCCTTTGTTTCCTTACTACTTGGTATTTGGTTCTCAATTAAAGGAATAAAAAAACATCAAGAGAAATCATATTTTAAATAA
- a CDS encoding NUDIX hydrolase, which produces MDELIDIVTKEGQPTGQIALKSEIHKKGLYHNTAHLWLYTTAGEILLAQRSYKKAICPGMWDVSVAGHVDAGETIETAAIRETKEELSLDLQTTDLKKIGVFPCFQNYDSGIQDNEFHHTYIAKLPVDITSLKPQEDEVEALQLVTVNTFKTLLEHSETNAYFVPSNKAYYLQVLKAIQDSI; this is translated from the coding sequence ATGGATGAACTTATAGATATAGTTACTAAAGAAGGACAACCAACAGGACAAATTGCTTTAAAGTCCGAAATTCACAAAAAAGGGTTGTATCATAATACAGCTCACCTTTGGTTATATACTACAGCTGGAGAAATTTTATTGGCACAGCGCAGTTATAAAAAAGCCATATGTCCTGGTATGTGGGATGTTTCCGTTGCTGGACATGTAGATGCAGGAGAAACTATCGAAACAGCAGCGATAAGAGAAACTAAAGAAGAACTAAGTTTAGATTTGCAAACTACAGATTTAAAGAAAATAGGTGTGTTTCCGTGTTTTCAAAATTATGATTCTGGCATTCAGGATAATGAATTTCATCATACCTACATTGCCAAACTACCTGTAGATATAACGTCGTTAAAACCCCAAGAAGACGAAGTTGAAGCTTTGCAATTAGTGACCGTTAATACTTTTAAAACACTTTTAGAACATAGTGAAACTAATGCATATTTTGTGCCATCTAATAAGGCTTATTATTTACAAGTATTAAAGGCTATTCAAGACAGTATTTAG
- a CDS encoding M42 family metallopeptidase, with product MANKTILNKKSLDFLESYLNNAAPTGYEWTGQKLWMDYLKPYVDEFITDTYGTAVGVINPDAPYKVVIEGHADEISWYVNYISDNGLIYVIRNGGSDHQIAPSKIVNIHTKKGIVKGVFGWPAIHTRDKAKEETPKPDNITIDVGAKDKEEVEKMGVHVGCVITYPDEFHVLNGDKFVCRALDNRMGGFMIAEVARLLKENKKELPFGLYITNSVQEEIGLRGAEMITQTIKPNVAIVTDVTHDTTTPMIDRKKEGHLELGLGPVVAYAPAVQQKLRDLITDTAEAKDIPFQRSALSRATGTDTDAFAYSNGGVASALISLPLRYMHTTVEMVHREDVENVIKLIYETLLNIKDGETFSYFK from the coding sequence ATGGCAAATAAAACAATATTAAATAAAAAATCATTAGACTTTTTAGAATCTTATTTAAATAATGCGGCCCCAACGGGCTACGAATGGACTGGGCAAAAGCTATGGATGGATTATTTAAAACCTTATGTAGACGAGTTTATTACCGATACTTACGGCACTGCCGTAGGTGTTATAAATCCAGACGCTCCTTATAAAGTTGTTATTGAAGGCCATGCAGATGAGATTTCTTGGTATGTTAATTATATTTCTGATAATGGCTTAATATATGTTATTAGAAATGGAGGAAGTGACCATCAAATAGCACCAAGTAAAATAGTAAATATCCATACTAAAAAAGGCATTGTAAAAGGTGTATTTGGATGGCCAGCTATTCATACTAGAGATAAAGCTAAAGAAGAAACGCCTAAACCAGATAATATAACGATAGATGTTGGTGCAAAAGATAAAGAAGAAGTAGAAAAAATGGGTGTTCATGTGGGTTGTGTGATCACTTATCCAGATGAATTTCACGTATTAAATGGCGATAAATTTGTATGTCGTGCTCTAGATAATAGAATGGGCGGATTTATGATTGCTGAAGTGGCTCGTTTATTAAAAGAAAATAAAAAAGAACTTCCTTTTGGTTTATACATTACAAACTCTGTGCAAGAAGAAATTGGTTTACGTGGTGCAGAAATGATTACCCAAACCATTAAACCTAATGTTGCTATTGTAACAGATGTAACGCATGATACTACCACTCCTATGATTGACCGAAAAAAAGAAGGTCATTTAGAGCTTGGTTTAGGTCCCGTTGTTGCTTATGCTCCAGCTGTACAACAAAAATTAAGAGATTTAATTACAGATACTGCAGAAGCTAAAGACATTCCTTTTCAACGCTCTGCTTTGTCAAGAGCTACTGGTACAGATACAGATGCTTTTGCTTATAGCAATGGTGGTGTAGCCTCTGCTCTAATATCATTACCGTTACGCTATATGCATACTACAGTAGAAATGGTACACCGTGAAGATGTTGAAAATGTAATTAAACTTATTTACGAAACACTTTTAAATATTAAAGACGGAGAAACGTTTAGTTATTTTAAATAA
- a CDS encoding DUF4294 domain-containing protein, with product MKNLLYFALLCPCFLWAQNFDTNQDSIEDTYVKLEGDSIFRKSIDLDEVLILNKINFIDKKEHIQYIILRRKTLKVYPYAKLAADRLQTLTLRLEKLDKKRDQKKYIKQVQDYLEDEFTAELKKMTRTEGQILVKLIHRQTGVTTFDLIKDLRSGWRAFWFNNTAKLFDISLKEEFDPMASKEDYFIEDILQRSFQNGRLERQNSVLEFDFYEAENKWAERLKTVK from the coding sequence ATGAAAAACCTATTATATTTCGCACTACTTTGTCCCTGTTTTTTATGGGCTCAAAACTTTGATACTAATCAAGATAGTATAGAGGATACGTATGTAAAATTAGAAGGCGATTCAATTTTTAGAAAAAGTATTGATTTAGATGAAGTTTTAATTCTTAATAAAATTAATTTTATTGATAAAAAAGAGCATATTCAATATATTATTTTACGCCGAAAAACACTAAAAGTATACCCGTATGCTAAACTGGCTGCAGATCGTTTACAAACTTTAACGCTTCGCTTAGAAAAGTTAGATAAAAAACGTGATCAGAAAAAATATATTAAACAAGTACAAGATTATTTAGAAGACGAGTTTACTGCAGAATTAAAGAAAATGACTCGAACAGAAGGTCAAATTTTAGTAAAACTTATACATAGACAAACCGGTGTCACAACATTCGATTTGATTAAAGATTTACGAAGCGGCTGGCGTGCTTTTTGGTTTAATAATACGGCAAAACTCTTTGATATTTCACTGAAAGAAGAATTTGATCCCATGGCTTCTAAAGAAGATTATTTTATAGAAGATATTTTACAGCGTAGTTTTCAAAATGGAAGATTAGAACGTCAGAATTCTGTATTAGAATTCGATTTTTATGAGGCTGAAAACAAATGGGCTGAACGATTAAAAACGGTAAAATAA
- the trhA gene encoding PAQR family membrane homeostasis protein TrhA: MSIQSPLEEKLNTITHAFGALLGLVGLGLLLFYNTQNTGWTIFSVVVYGCSIIILFTASALYHSVTKTSYKHYLRIFDHISIYLLIAGTYSPILLIALKDSLGWNLFWVVWGIAAFGLILKLFFTGKFEIFSTLLYLIMGWLIIFDFSNLSEVIGPEGINLLVAGGLFYTVGIVFFAFEKIPFNHVIWHLFVLAGAVSHFLMIFLHVI; encoded by the coding sequence ATGAGTATTCAGTCGCCTTTAGAAGAAAAACTAAACACGATTACTCATGCTTTTGGAGCACTTTTAGGGCTTGTTGGGCTGGGACTTTTATTGTTTTATAATACACAAAATACAGGATGGACCATTTTTAGTGTAGTAGTATATGGCTGTTCTATTATTATATTATTTACGGCTTCTGCATTATATCACTCTGTTACTAAAACCTCTTATAAACACTATTTACGAATTTTTGATCATATAAGTATTTACTTACTAATTGCAGGAACGTATTCTCCCATTCTTTTAATAGCACTTAAAGATAGTTTAGGCTGGAATTTATTCTGGGTGGTGTGGGGGATAGCTGCATTTGGACTCATATTAAAGCTGTTTTTCACTGGTAAATTCGAAATATTCTCTACGCTTCTCTATTTAATAATGGGATGGCTTATAATTTTTGATTTTTCTAATTTAAGTGAAGTTATTGGTCCAGAAGGTATTAATTTACTTGTTGCAGGTGGTTTATTTTATACCGTTGGAATTGTTTTCTTTGCATTTGAAAAAATACCCTTTAATCATGTAATTTGGCATCTTTTTGTATTAGCTGGTGCTGTTAGTCATTTTTTAATGATTTTTTTACATGTCATCTAG
- a CDS encoding DUF4268 domain-containing protein, translated as MFSKEESRQLRELFWTSFGKSFPKKWILYDTKIKGFSFKFHFDTKTACVALDVEEDLESRIKYWERLESLKSILKADYLPDAIFEEEFILDNGKEISRIYVQLNEKVSIHNKNSWQIVMTFFNENMSKFESFFEDYEDILKD; from the coding sequence ATGTTTAGTAAAGAAGAATCAAGACAATTAAGAGAACTATTTTGGACTAGTTTTGGGAAATCATTTCCAAAAAAATGGATATTGTACGATACTAAAATTAAAGGCTTTAGTTTTAAATTTCATTTTGATACTAAAACGGCTTGTGTAGCTTTAGATGTTGAAGAAGATTTAGAATCCAGAATTAAGTATTGGGAAAGGTTAGAATCTTTAAAATCAATTTTAAAAGCCGATTATTTACCTGATGCTATTTTTGAAGAAGAATTTATTTTAGATAATGGTAAAGAAATATCTAGAATATATGTACAATTAAATGAGAAGGTTTCAATACATAATAAAAATTCTTGGCAAATCGTAATGACGTTTTTTAATGAAAACATGTCTAAATTTGAATCGTTTTTTGAAGATTACGAAGACATTTTAAAAGACTAG
- a CDS encoding ZIP family metal transporter encodes MNSYLLPIIAVCIGIMLAYFGKSKPAFNIKLLLSFSGAFLLALTLFELLPEVYHHLESKQTGLFIMFGILLQIVLEYFSKGAEHGHVHIHKNDVSFPWLLFISLCIHSFLEGFPIHKHSDMIYGVLIHKIPIATLITTFLIQSHYNKKQILGFLILFGIMTPLGTFVSNHITLVENYIYHINAIVIGIFFHISTTILFESNEDHKFNLTKLISILAGVAIAYAV; translated from the coding sequence ATGAATTCGTATTTACTACCTATTATAGCCGTATGTATTGGTATTATGTTAGCCTATTTTGGCAAATCTAAACCTGCATTTAACATCAAGTTATTATTGTCTTTTAGTGGTGCATTTCTATTAGCTTTAACACTTTTTGAATTGCTTCCAGAAGTCTATCATCATCTAGAGTCTAAACAAACTGGGTTATTTATCATGTTTGGAATACTCTTACAAATCGTGCTAGAATACTTTTCCAAAGGTGCAGAACATGGCCATGTACACATACACAAAAACGATGTCTCTTTTCCTTGGTTACTATTTATTAGCTTATGTATTCATAGTTTTTTAGAAGGCTTTCCGATACACAAACATAGCGATATGATTTATGGCGTATTAATACATAAAATACCTATAGCTACATTAATTACTACATTTTTAATTCAATCGCATTATAATAAAAAACAAATTTTGGGATTCCTTATTTTATTTGGAATTATGACGCCATTAGGTACATTTGTCTCTAATCATATAACTTTAGTGGAAAATTATATTTACCATATTAATGCTATTGTTATAGGTATATTTTTTCATATCTCTACAACCATCTTATTTGAAAGTAATGAAGATCATAAATTTAATTTAACCAAATTAATCTCTATTTTAGCAGGTGTTGCTATTGCTTACGCAGTATAA
- a CDS encoding class I SAM-dependent methyltransferase, whose translation MIKDNTTWYVSWFDTPFYHILYKNRDDREAQVFMDNLTRYLNIDENGKILDLACGKGRHSIYLNSLGYHVIGADLSENSIEYAKQFENDTLQFKVHDMCKPYPDTFDAVFNLFTSFGYFEKDEDNLDTIKAIKSDLNDYGIGVIDFMNTEYVIKHLVPEETKVIDGITFNLKRYVEDGYIIKDISFIFESKAYNYQERVRAFTLEDFEALFEAANVHLIEIFGNYKLQKFDVKTSERLVMLFK comes from the coding sequence ATGATAAAAGATAACACAACTTGGTATGTATCGTGGTTTGATACGCCTTTTTACCATATTTTATATAAAAACAGAGACGATCGTGAAGCCCAAGTATTCATGGATAATTTAACTCGTTATTTAAATATAGACGAAAATGGTAAAATTTTAGATCTAGCTTGTGGTAAAGGTAGACACTCAATTTATTTAAACTCTTTAGGATATCATGTTATCGGAGCAGATTTATCTGAAAACAGTATTGAATATGCTAAACAATTTGAGAATGATACCTTACAGTTTAAAGTTCATGATATGTGTAAACCTTATCCAGATACTTTTGATGCTGTTTTTAATTTATTTACAAGTTTTGGGTATTTTGAAAAAGATGAAGATAATTTAGATACCATTAAAGCGATAAAAAGTGATTTAAACGATTATGGGATTGGTGTTATTGATTTTATGAACACAGAGTATGTCATTAAACATTTAGTACCTGAGGAAACTAAAGTCATTGATGGCATTACATTTAATTTAAAACGCTATGTTGAAGATGGATATATTATAAAAGATATCTCTTTTATCTTTGAAAGTAAGGCATATAACTATCAAGAACGTGTAAGAGCTTTTACTCTAGAAGATTTTGAAGCGCTTTTTGAAGCTGCAAATGTTCATTTAATTGAAATTTTTGGGAATTATAAATTACAAAAATTTGATGTTAAAACATCAGAAAGATTAGTCATGCTTTTTAAATAA
- a CDS encoding THUMP domain-containing class I SAM-dependent RNA methyltransferase translates to MENNFKMVAKTLFGFEELLAKELTQLGAQNVEIGVRNVSFTGDKGFMYKANLSLRTAIKILKPIRTFRVVTEQDIYDNIYKMQWEDYLKPTGTLAVDATINSTVFTHSLYIAQKTKDAIVDKFRNTTGTRPSVDLKFPDLKINIHIDRQKCTVSLDTSGDSLHKRGYKTATNIAPINEVLAAGLIMLSGWDGQSDFMDPMCGSGTILAEAAMIACNIPPNLMRKEFAFERWEDWDVDLFEKIEESLLSKTRDFHHRIIGFDKSPSAVTKAIENVKNAHLDEFITIKHEDFFKTQKAGHEKLHMLFNPPYGERLNIEMEEFYGKIGDTLKQNYPGTDAWLITSNLDALKCVGLRPSRKIKLFNAKLESRFVKYVMYEGSKKAKKQV, encoded by the coding sequence ATGGAGAATAATTTTAAAATGGTTGCCAAAACCTTATTTGGCTTTGAAGAGCTATTGGCTAAAGAGTTAACTCAACTTGGCGCTCAAAATGTTGAAATAGGAGTAAGGAACGTAAGTTTTACTGGAGACAAAGGGTTTATGTATAAAGCAAACTTGTCTTTAAGAACTGCTATTAAAATATTAAAACCAATTAGAACGTTTCGTGTCGTTACCGAGCAAGATATTTATGACAACATCTATAAAATGCAATGGGAAGATTATTTAAAACCCACAGGTACATTAGCGGTAGATGCAACTATAAACTCTACTGTATTTACGCATTCTTTATATATTGCTCAGAAAACAAAAGATGCCATAGTAGATAAATTTAGAAATACTACAGGCACAAGACCAAGTGTAGATTTAAAATTTCCTGATTTAAAAATTAATATACATATAGATAGACAGAAATGTACCGTCTCTTTAGATACTTCTGGAGATTCTTTACATAAGCGTGGCTATAAAACTGCCACTAACATAGCACCAATTAATGAAGTTTTAGCCGCAGGATTAATTATGCTTTCGGGATGGGATGGACAAAGTGATTTTATGGACCCTATGTGTGGATCAGGAACTATTTTAGCAGAAGCGGCAATGATTGCTTGTAACATACCGCCTAATTTAATGCGTAAAGAATTTGCTTTTGAACGTTGGGAAGATTGGGATGTTGATTTGTTTGAAAAAATTGAAGAATCTTTACTATCTAAAACACGAGATTTTCATCATCGCATTATAGGTTTTGATAAGTCACCTTCGGCAGTTACAAAAGCTATAGAGAATGTTAAAAATGCACATTTAGATGAATTTATAACCATTAAGCATGAAGATTTCTTTAAAACACAAAAAGCAGGACATGAGAAATTACACATGTTATTTAATCCACCTTATGGTGAACGATTAAATATTGAAATGGAAGAATTTTATGGTAAAATAGGAGATACTCTAAAACAAAATTACCCAGGTACAGATGCATGGTTAATAACGTCTAATCTGGATGCTTTAAAATGTGTAGGGTTAAGACCTTCAAGAAAAATTAAACTTTTTAATGCCAAGTTAGAGTCTAGATTTGTAAAATACGTTATGTATGAAGGTAGTAAAAAAGCAAAAAAGCAAGTGTAA
- a CDS encoding lipid-binding SYLF domain-containing protein, which yields MNNLKKLITILSIVCIASYSSAQTEKDKEIIKDAEVAKETLLKTTPELKNFFDKAAGYVIFPNVGKGGFIVGGASGNGVLYKQGGMELGMASLKKVNIGLQAGGEAIIEVIFFETNTELEEFQKGKFKFDAGASATAIKSGESFNAKYSEGVAVFTQTKGGLMADASVGGQKFKYTPFK from the coding sequence ATGAATAATTTAAAGAAATTAATTACAATTTTATCTATTGTATGTATCGCAAGTTACAGCTCTGCTCAAACAGAAAAAGATAAAGAAATTATAAAAGATGCAGAAGTTGCTAAAGAAACGTTACTTAAAACGACACCAGAATTAAAAAACTTTTTTGATAAAGCTGCAGGATACGTAATTTTCCCGAATGTTGGAAAAGGCGGATTTATAGTTGGAGGTGCTTCTGGTAATGGAGTACTTTATAAACAAGGAGGTATGGAATTAGGAATGGCTAGTCTTAAAAAAGTTAACATTGGTTTACAAGCCGGTGGTGAAGCTATAATAGAAGTTATTTTCTTTGAAACCAATACCGAGTTGGAAGAATTTCAGAAAGGTAAATTTAAATTTGATGCTGGAGCCTCTGCAACTGCTATTAAATCTGGAGAATCTTTTAATGCAAAATACTCAGAAGGTGTTGCTGTATTTACACAAACTAAAGGAGGCTTAATGGCAGATGCATCTGTTGGAGGGCAAAAATTTAAATACACTCCATTTAAATAA
- a CDS encoding DUF6048 family protein, with amino-acid sequence MAQNDSIKQATKDSIKIKEKYGLRIGVELSKLARTAFEEDYEGFEIMGDYRLSKNLYIAGEFGAENENTSTDYYDVTTKGTYFKAGIDYNAYQNWLDMKNMIYSGLRVGASTFSHTLNNYTVYTEDQYWAPQFSSSDSEEFSDLSALWIELIAGFKVEIATNLYLGARVELKVLMSQQEPDNFENLYIPGYYKTYDSVDIGFGYGYSLTYLIPLFKKDK; translated from the coding sequence ATGGCACAAAACGATAGTATAAAACAGGCGACTAAAGATTCAATTAAAATAAAAGAAAAATACGGTTTACGTATTGGTGTAGAACTAAGTAAACTTGCACGAACAGCTTTTGAAGAGGATTACGAAGGTTTTGAAATTATGGGAGATTATAGACTCTCTAAAAACTTATATATTGCTGGAGAATTTGGGGCTGAGAATGAAAATACCAGTACCGATTATTATGATGTAACAACCAAAGGAACCTATTTTAAAGCAGGTATAGATTATAATGCATACCAAAATTGGTTAGACATGAAAAATATGATTTACAGCGGTTTACGTGTAGGTGCTAGTACTTTTAGTCATACTCTAAATAATTATACTGTATATACCGAGGATCAATATTGGGCACCACAATTTTCTAGTTCCGATTCGGAAGAGTTTAGTGATTTGTCTGCGCTATGGATAGAGCTTATAGCTGGATTTAAAGTAGAGATTGCAACTAACTTATATCTCGGTGCACGCGTTGAACTTAAGGTTTTAATGTCGCAACAAGAACCCGACAATTTTGAGAACCTTTACATTCCTGGATATTATAAAACTTACGATAGTGTAGATATTGGTTTTGGGTATGGCTACTCTTTAACCTATTTAATTCCGCTCTTTAAAAAAGATAAATAA
- a CDS encoding DUF6452 family protein, producing the protein MKYSFITILLLALCFSACEKDDICSNDTETTPLLIIRFYDVTNPNTDELLDVTNLVVQGVGNDSVLTDYNIVATDSIAIPLKTTENSTQYSLYEEYVLNDNDTPDDESDDYVTGNEDIITITYDMEQVYVSRACGYKTVYRNVSINLESDSDNWIQLIRSVDDNQSVEDETEQHFKFYH; encoded by the coding sequence ATGAAATATTCTTTTATAACCATTCTTTTACTCGCTTTATGTTTTTCAGCTTGTGAAAAAGATGATATTTGTTCTAATGATACCGAAACTACACCTCTTTTAATTATTCGGTTTTATGATGTTACAAATCCAAATACAGATGAATTATTAGATGTTACAAATTTAGTTGTACAAGGTGTTGGTAATGATTCGGTGTTAACAGATTACAATATTGTAGCAACCGATTCTATTGCGATTCCGCTTAAAACCACTGAAAACAGCACGCAATATTCGCTTTACGAAGAGTATGTACTTAATGATAATGATACACCAGATGATGAAAGCGACGATTATGTTACTGGTAATGAAGATATTATTACAATAACATACGACATGGAGCAAGTTTACGTTTCTCGTGCATGTGGCTATAAAACAGTGTATAGAAACGTAAGTATTAATTTAGAGTCAGATAGTGATAATTGGATACAATTAATACGATCTGTAGACGATAACCAATCTGTAGAAGATGAAACAGAACAGCATTTTAAATTTTATCATTAG